CAACTATAGATTTTGTAGAATTTTGTCTCGGAATTACTATGAAAATCATTGCAAACATGCTCCTTTTGTTACAATTTGTTCATTTTTTTAATGTCACATGCATAATTACAGTATGAGAATCTATTTAGCTAACTGATATTAGCCAAAATCAAGTTTATTGATgataaatatacaaaaattagttctaaaaatattcaaacagatttttaaaataaaatctttacaattatatacctataatataaaataattacaaaaattacctacacaattttatttaaaaaatacattgTCACGTCATCAAAAAATACTGgattctaaaagtaatatacGTGAATTTGAAACTTTCCCAAAATCCCGGTTTCttgtttttctgggtttaaaaaagtaacattttggctacttaaaatgttaataagctatcaattagttactttttcatgaaaaaatttatttttataacatattattttatatacattttggttacctccaatacttattttttgaattttttttatcttaagacaCTGATTAGTCATTTTGAAGTTATATTATGGTGTCGTATTACTTAATGACCAAGAAACTCATGCTTCAAGAGTAGGTCTTGCtggtaaaaatataaataaaatgaaaaaaaaaatcaatactaGATGTAATTTTAACTTTATAAATCATTTAAGATACCAATTGATTACCATTGGTatatatgactaaattttttagaatgccacaaatttaaagtaaccaacaaacttagtgagttataaaaattattttttttatattctatttcaaagttaacaaacaatatcctaaagaatctattttaaaaaagttacttgtaatatttttaaataaatttaagttgtttagaatataatatagtatcttttaaatgtaaaataagaatataaattttagtatattaaattttgatcaagtttaaaatttaattactttttggtcaacacaatataaaaaagaaactaaaaggtTGCTTTTTATTCTGATCATCTTCTCCGGCGACGACCAAAAAACATATGCTTCCCACATTTCAAAATAATCACCTTGAAGAGTAGGTCGCGATGGTACCATTTTTTAGCCCAACTGACTAGCGGTGTGGCTGGAAAAGATTTTTGAAATTAAAGATAAGAGAGAatgtaataaattaataaaaaaaagagtatagcggagagagagggagagaggtcccatacataaaaaaaaagttgaaaaaaagCATATAAAAAACAGTAGTATTGTAAATTAAATTAGGAAATGTATTTTTGTAAGGAAAAATACCAGTTTGGCCCCTATATTTTTCCTGAATACGCGATCGGGCTCGgcgttttgttaaatgacaattcagactttgtattttacaaaatggatcaaaatagtaccttataccaaattttagtaaaaaaaaaaattcaaatataatatttcattctcaaCTCCTTGACCACTTTCTCAGCTTCTCTGAACCCATTGCATCACTAACGACTCGAGAAttaatcttataattgaaaatattttgacgaAAAATAGGTATAAAGTGCTATTTTAattcattttgtaaaacacaatgTCCGAATTGTCATTTAAAAAACACACAGGGGTTGATTGTGTATTAAAAAAAACACATgggccaaaataatattttttctttttgtaattaaattataaaaaacaatAAGGAATGTAAATTTATCTTTTAAAATTTGTCATTATATcactatgtatatatgtatttgtATATTTGGACTGTCGAATTTTGTCACATTAGCGTAATATTAGTGCTACATGagcaaattattttaaaaaatgaatgaAATGCAATATAAGACTCACATTTATAACAATTGCTATAGTTTAGAGAATTTTTGCCATAAAAAAAAGTTCAGTGCAAAACTTTATAGAAGCGATAGTTTAGGAGGAAAATTTTCTATTTACCCTTAATATTAGCTAACACTATTTTTCCAACTAAAGGgagaaaaacataaaataaaataaaaaattacctaacttctaatttatatatagAATAAGGAACAAGATGAGATGGTGTAACTACACATTAAAAAATCTCTGATTTTTTGAAATAGGTCACACAATTCACAAGTTGCATGACTTACCAGTGATCTAACATTCACATATTCATAAAacctttttaaaaaattatatatatataaataaggtGTGATTTATGcatcatattttcactaataattactaaaatattataGCAATGTCCATCCCTATCTTACTTTCTAGAAAACACACGTATTAAATTTtaacactaaaaaaaataaaaaataaaataaaaaatgcaaTCAAAATCCAAAATCCAAAATCCAAAATACTGCTTCTCCGCGTGTAATACGCGTGTTGAGGTAATAAATAAATACTTAAATAGAAGTTATAGCTTTTTGCTTTCTCTTCTTTAACAAGCAAAGGGGCCACAAATTCGTTTTCTATAAGAATTAATTTTGCCTTTGCAATTTGTTTTCATccaaaaaattttaatttttttttgtttggattttTGAAACACTTTTTTTAGGTTACGTGACCTACTGATTTCTCAATAGCTTCACCAACCGTACATGTGGATAACATAAACACCATCCTAGCAGCTTGACAATATCAttaatacttttttgtttttaattataattagttTTATTTCAACTGGATTTTGGGCCATGCCTTTTTTTTTAGTACCAGACATATGAATCCAAAAGTTGATTCAATAATTTGGTTCGGAAAGAGTGGCAGAGAAGAGAATATAGAACAAAGCTTTATTACAAAATGAAACCATCATCCTTCGCTGGAAAGGGTTGAAACTAAAAAaacgaaagaaaaaaaaaatattctggTGGGACCAAATGGGCCCCATGGAAGATTCCACAAgccatgatttttttatttttcttctaaaaatgatattttaaaagaaaatcgTTCAAGAATTTGGGAATAGTAACAGTATTTGTAGGTTTTGACTAATTGAAATTTTGACCCTTCTTTCTCAGCCCTGCCAAAGGCGGCTTTACATTATGGCAACCAAGCCATCTTCGATTTTAATTTGACTATGATTTACGTCCCATACCACACCTCCCCACTTAGCCCGGAAGCTAAATATCTTCGTATTAAAACCTAAAATACGAAAATGATTgtaatactaataataataattagacatgttttcaaaatatatgaAATCACCACCTTACCATTGACCAGCAAtactatattttataattttgtatACTATAATATTAAAGGAGGTTTATATTGCAAAACCACCTAGCCAAAAAAAGTTGGTTTTAGGTTTTTTAATTACGTAATTACGTAAGTGGGGTTTGGTCTTAAGCTCTTCCTCAGATCTTTTCTGATAAGTATGATTTTTCTTATATTAGTTTCAAAAGCAATGACGTTCATGGCCATAAAAATACCCTTTAAACCTCAcaagcttctttttttttttaagctatGAGGTACACAGGGTGGCATTTTATGAGTACATATTTCCACTTTTTATCCTCATTATTATCCTATACATAtttataaaacaaaacaaaacaaaaataatgatGTAAAAGTTTCATTCTCCATTTGTAAAGCTAAAACAGAGTGGTTAGTGGTAGCTGGCTAGGAAAATTGTACAACAAGACACAATCTGTGTTGATTTATTCTGGGATGAAATTGGAAATAAAAGTTATAATAAGAATTTATATTATATCAAcaagatatttttaaaaataaaaaccaagttTGGTGGCTATTGTATAGTTTTGTGGCATAGTGGGGATATATAGATTTGTTTAGTGGAATCTCATCCCAACCAATGCTGGATTTATCAAATGGGAAATTGAACTGGAAAGTAGCATTTCCACCATATAACGGTCTATGATTTTAACCACCCAAGATTGAAGATTCTAACtacaattaatatatatatatatatataaatatttaaaaaaattattattataaagaaACAATTTAACCACAAAATCCAgacaataaaaaaacaaaagtaaatgaaataaaaataagaacaaaacaTAAGAATTTAAGCAATGACAAATGGTGCATGTGATCACATGCTCTCCAATTCAGTCGGTTCCAACATACCCGCTTGGTTGATTGGTAACTTATTTTTATACTCCATATCATATCAAtacttttaattttatttaacactattttaaaaataaataacatttgtGAGAGAGTTATTATAAActaatttcataaataatatacaACTACATTTTAAATTATAGTTATTTAAAGCTTTCGTCGTGAAGCATACATTTAGTAGTAACGTATGTCTATATGTTAAGACGTTTTAGTCCCAATCAAATAAAATCTTAAGAATATAAGCATATGACTCAAATGAAAATGaatgaaacatatatatatatatatatatatatcgtagATATCTGTTTGAATATTAAAGAAATACTCACCCATCCTACCCTTTTacttatgaaaaaaaaacatagatATTGTGAATTCGGtttatttgttattattatttttagaataGTGTTTGAATGCTTATCTAATTATATATAGGTAAGATTCAATTAGAGAGCAAATATGGTAATTTGAAAATTCGGTGAATTTGGTTTAAAATATATAGTTGATTTGACTGAATTTTGTTGACTATTAAAAAAGAAATTGATTGCGTATATAATTATGTATATAGATAAATTGAATAAGAGAGAGCAAAATAAGTAATATGAAAGATCTTGTTAAAAAAAACCATTCAAATAATACCTTAAACTAGAATTAACAAAACTCACGAAATAGTTAAGGAATTTCCAAGAGCATAGTAAAACTGGtgtattatattaaaatatcaaaGATTGTACTATTTATTTTCCTAGAAATTTATTAGGAAAAAAAGTATTATTTTCTTGTTTGTACTAAACTCACCCAATGAGTCATGACACATGTCAATGTCAAAATGGAAAGAACCAAATATTTTTGGTGGATGGCTTCATCCATGACCTCAGTCACACTCGATTATCTCTCAATAAAATAAAGTACAATACGTTTTAAAAATTGTCGTTTAAGGCGTTTAGGTATTGCCGTTGGCTTTTGTACGAGAGAAGGGAGAGAAAGAAAGACTTTAATAATATTTGACGAGTAACTTGCGCGTGTAAATAAAGTCCCAAGCATCGGCTTTGGCTTTGGTGGCTTTGGCTTTGGCTTTGGTGGCTTTGGCTTTGGCCATCACTATACTATTCTTATGTATAGACTCTAGTCCAGTCAAAACATTGCACCTTCCATTTCATGCTCATTTCCTCTTCTATTCTTCACATTTAAGccctctattttttattttttattcaaatcTTTAAAACCCTTTTGTCTTGTACATATACATAGCCATAGTTTCAAATTTTCCtcagaagaaaaggaaaaagaatatccacaaggaagaagaaaataaaaacagAGAGACATGGGTTTTTGCAAAGAAGAGAAATCGAAAAGAGTTTTGAGGATAATAAAGACTGTGTTTTTCTTGATCACCATGTTGATTTCTCTTCTCCTATTCTCGGCTCCGGTTCTTCTTGTTATTGCCGATACCCTACTCCCTTCggcgattctctccgcctcgattTCTCCACGTCATACGGCGTCGTCCCAGGATAATCCTACCTCTTCTTCACCGCTCGAAATCCTCTCTTTTCATTTCAGAAACTACGATTTTCGATACTCTCTCATTGATATTCCAATCATTTCCATTGTCAGATCAGCCGTCATCATCTGTAAGTAGTAGTACTAATCTTGTGATTCGAATCCCAGAAACTGCTTTTTAAATTTAAAGAATGAAACGATTAATTAGCTTTTGTAtctatgtgtgtatatatatacaggTGTTTATAGCTTCTGTGATGGACCAAGGCTATCGAGAGGACCATATTTGGGGATTACAACAGTGTGTTCTCTTCTTTCTCTTGTGTTTGTTTCGTTAAAAGCTTCTTATGTATTTGGGGTTTCGAGCGTGGATCAAGAAGGGTATATCAATATGAGAGTAGCCGAAATAGCCTTATTCTTATGCTCACTGGTATTGGCCGTGGGTCATATTATTGTGGCTTATAGAACTAGCTGCAGAGAAAGACGAAAGCTTTTAGTTTACAAAATCGACATTGAAGCTGTGAGTAGTTCTTTCTTTATTCCattatttttctcttcttttgttttattttattttcttgggaAGATAGTTTGTGAATAATAGCATAAATGACTTGGAAATTCCATAAAGCTGACTATGAAAGGGCTGAATTTATGTTCTTCTGGAAATtgaattgaaaaataaataaattaattaataaactgTTTGATAATTATTGTGGTTATTGGCACTTGGGTTTAGGGACTAGAATTCATTTTTAAGTAATTAGgctatttgtttatattattattaattaatgggTTAGTCTATTgtcaaaataaaattatatgactTTACATTCAAGGAATTTATGATGAGACCACCCTTAGAGTCAGAGAGGGACAACTTGTTGTTGAAGTTGTATTGTTTGACTGTGCCTATTTGAATAGTTTCTCACATATTGTATTGTGGATTCAATAGTAAtcttttttcatttaaaaataattaaatgaagaATCTTCCAAAAATCAAGTTGTTTTctcctcttttttatttttttagtgctTTCATTCTGATCACACCTTATATAATATTCTTTTCCCACAACAATGATTTTCTACATATAATTTTCTTTAGCAAACAAATTTATTGGGCATGTAGTTTTCAGCCTTCGATACTGTTTGACTTCTTAAAACTCATTTCCATATATACACATGACTTTCGTACCCATTACTTGAGAAAATGTCCCATATTCTACTTGCTTTAAATATGTTCATATCAATATTAAGTCTACCTTATTATGTGTGCAGGTTTCAGCTTGCAAGAAAGGGTTTCCAAGGTATCAAAAGATTcttcaagaagaaagaaccaagtAAATTATTTAACATCGATAAGAACTTTCAACATGGATTTCTACATTGTGTTCAGCTAACCTTTCACTAGTCAAGCCTTGAGTTTTCAGGTAATGCTTTAAgtgtttgttttttttagtttttaaatagaatataaattaaTTTGCACTGTTGAATTTCACCCACCCACCAACCCATGTGACTAGATTACTAACTGGTCAAAAATGACTCAACGACACATCGGATACCAATAACTGTTCAAGTTctcattttttgtttgttttttttggcAGATTAATTTAAAGGAATCAGTGAACTCAggatgtatatatataattatatatagtaAAAACTAAGAGAAAGCAGACAGAGCAGAGCAGGCAACCACTTGAACATGTCGTATATGCTTACATGTACTCGACGTGTAACTGGTGATTGTGTGTATATAGAGGCTGCCGCCTGCCTTATCTCGGCACTTactttttttctttctccttttctttttttggAGGCTTCTTCTATTTCTTTACCAATTGTACATACTTTCATTCacattttaagaaaataataatgataaattgtaagttggggGAATGGAAATGTATCGTTTTTCTTCTTCTGAGTTTGTGGTGTGAAAATTTGTAGTCATGTCCTCTACAAAGGAGTTGtcatttttaataatatatacgCAGTGTTTTTTAAATGGGATGTAGGTATCTAATGTGCtttttaatgttatattattttatataatgtggTAAATATTCAGGTATCCACTCTTTTGTCGAAATTGTTGAAATACACATTTAATACTTTCTGTTTTAAATAATCATCATTTGGTAATtcagaaaagaaaatgaaaattcCATTGATGAAAATTGAATTGATGCAAGAGGAAGActtgccatatatatatatttatataggcaGCTACATAAGAGGAAAAATAAACAAATTACACTTAGACAACTAATTACAATAAAAACAGAATGAAGAAAACTAAGTCTAAAATAACAAACTATCTAATTAGTACAATGTAATAGCCCCCTCAAGATGTATTGTGTGTGTCATGCATAGATATCTTGGAAATATGAGAATGTAG
This genomic interval from Humulus lupulus chromosome 8, drHumLupu1.1, whole genome shotgun sequence contains the following:
- the LOC133798279 gene encoding uncharacterized protein LOC133798279 produces the protein MGFCKEEKSKRVLRIIKTVFFLITMLISLLLFSAPVLLVIADTLLPSAILSASISPRHTASSQDNPTSSSPLEILSFHFRNYDFRYSLIDIPIISIVRSAVIICVYSFCDGPRLSRGPYLGITTVCSLLSLVFVSLKASYVFGVSSVDQEGYINMRVAEIALFLCSLVLAVGHIIVAYRTSCRERRKLLVYKIDIEAVSACKKGFPRYQKILQEERTK